Genomic window (Drosophila albomicans strain 15112-1751.03 chromosome X, ASM965048v2, whole genome shotgun sequence):
CTTTCTGCTGCGACCCATTAAGCAGATACGACAGGAGCTCAACGAGAAGATCGAGGACATCAAGCGTGGCGCAAGTCCAGCGCCACAGTCCACCTCGGTGCTGCTCGATAAGTCGGCGCATGAGCAGAAGCTCAAAGTGGCCGCCAACGAACGTCAGTCGAAGTCACGCACGCCATCGCCGGCGGTTAAAGCGAAAGCCAAGTCAAAGTCACCATCGCCAAGTGCAGCAGCGAAACCAACAGAACAAGAGGCAGCCACAAGcccagcagctgttgctgtttctgttgcgcCAACAGTTGTCGAGGAGCCAAAGGCAGCTACAACAGTTGTCGAGGAGCCAAAGGCAGCTACAACAGTTGAGGAGCCAGCTGCTGCCGTGATCATTGAGCAGCCTACTTCTTTGCCAGCAGTTGAGATCACACCAGTTCCAGCAGAGAGCACAAATCAGGTGGAGCCAGCCAGCGCAGTCGAAAGTGCTTCAGAAGTGCCGGCTCCAACAGAAGCTGTGGAAGCCACCGCCGAGGTGCCAGCTGCACCAGTTGTAGAGCCAGCTCCAGTTGCTccagctgaagttgaagctgctccagttgttgttgaagcTACCACTGAAGACACTGcaagccaagcagcagcagcagcttctgtTGATGCTCCTATTGTAGTCGATGATTTGCCCACAATAATCGTTGAAGCCTCCGCCACATTTGTGCGCACGGTCAGCGTGGATAAGCTGGAGACgccaacagaaacagaagctgcagcagcagttgcagcaactgctgctgagAGTGCCTAAGAAAGTTGAATTTGGAAATGtttgagcacacacacacataagcacacacacacactcgcaaccACTAAAGCGGCAGCTTTAAATTGCagtaatatacatacatacaatatagtTTAAAGCATAGTCTATAACTTTAATGATTAGTGTTAACAGCACTGAAGACAGAAAGAAGAGCAactacttatatataattgaattaatacaTACGTCTAAAGTAaatgtaatacatatatagacacAGTATTATATAAAACTCATACTTATTAATGCATggttattatataatatgttgtagtagtttaatacaaaaacacacacaaatatacaaaacaaaattgtataaataaaatacaacaaaaaaaaaccaaaccacgaaattcaaattcaaactctGGCGTTGCCAGACTAATGTCACGCGCGATGCAGCAGGTGGATGAAGAGCAGCAACGGTCTGGCAACGCCACAACCACCTAAAACAGCTGTTTTGCTGTGCCGCCTTTTAGTTCGTTCGCAAAGCATTATTCATTTTCGATTCCAATTGTCTTGTAACAATGCGCAAGTTCACAGCGTTTGCTTGCGGCACAGGCGCCGGCCTTGCCGCTTATTATTACCAAAAGCTGCGCGATCCACAATTTGTGGCACACAACTCGTGGACGAACAGTTCGCAGCCGGTGCCGGATTTTGCGCTGTGGGACAGCAACTGGGACTGTCGTGACCCGAAGAGTCTggtgaaaccgcaaaagaaCGATATGCCGCAAGAGCAGAATCGCTACAACAGCGAAATGGAGAAATCGGTGCCGAAATACGCCCGTCACATCATCCTGATACGACACGGCGAGTACCTGGACATTGGTGAGACAGATGAGACGCATCATTTAACGGATCGCGGTCGCCTGCAGGCCAAGTACACGGGCAAGCGACTGCACGAGCTGGGCATCAAGTGGGACAAGGTGATTGCATCGAATATGGTGCGTGCCCAGGAGACAGCTGATATCATCCTAAATGAGATCGACTACGATCGCAGCAAGGTGACCAATTGTGCGTTCCTTCGCGAGGGAGCTCCAATACCCCCACAGCCGCCAGTGGGTCACTGGAAGCCCGAGGCATCGGTGAGTCAATGgccatatccatatccatGTGAAGAGATTGAAGCATGACCACAcacattcttgttgttgttcattgcAGCAGTTTTATCGCGATGGCGCACGCATTGAGGCCGCCTTCCGACGCTACTTCCATCGGGCACCGCCAGAGCAGGACAAGGAGACCCACACACTGATCGTGGGCCATGGCAATGTCATACGCTACTTTGTCTGTCGTGCTCTCCAATTTCCCGCCGAGGCGTGGCTGCGCATCAACATCAATCACGCCTCAATCACATGGCTAACGATCAGTCCGTCGGGCAATGTCTCCATACGTTATCTGGGCGATTCGGGCTTCCTTCCGGCCAAGCAGCTCACCAATCGCATACCGCGTCAGGCCAAGAATGTTGTCTAGATTCcagaaatctttttttttttttttgttcactcaTTGCGCCAACTCTTTAGCTTTTAAGTTCATCAAAGTGTttgtccctttttttttgcacatttattattataatttcttttttggggcgcccggcaaaaataaattcaaacgAGATTAGATAAAAGCGCGTTGTAAACCGATGGAGAACactttattcatttgtttaaacaaCTGGATCTAAGAGATTAGCAAAGCTAAAGACATCAAACTTACGCACAACAAAAGCTAAAACTGCCACGTTGCTTatgataaaatattgtaaaatgaCTTTCAATTGAACTTCGTCTTTAAAGTTCTTTTATGTTAACTGTTTTGTCAGTTGTCTTCTTACAACAAAATCgagaatttataatttaaacttGGTTTTTATTAGGCCATCAACTTAAATGAGCTATAAAAAgatcacagcttatttcattGACCAGTAACCGTAAATTTTAAATCGTAAATCACAACTGTAAGTGGGTAATTTTCTGGCATAAAAACGataaacttaaacaatttgaaaagcaagtaagaaagctatagttgagtgtgctcgactgtgaaatacccgctacccattttggataaaagcaaaacatttttaaatataccaaatttattatcagacatactgaaaatataccaaacgttatgtatggtatattgatattacgctacattcaaaatataccatatagtgcaaaatattctGAAGGCTGTGTTGAGTATAACTATaatctttatgattcctgcgATCggatcaaaaaataaatacttttctatgGCTAAAAATGTCTACTTACTACGGGACTTTGCTgataatctgatatattttgcaaactat
Coding sequences:
- the LOC117571852 gene encoding angiomotin isoform X2; this encodes MTDVSHELGALRFVVDSPLSSKVAMFNNQATQHKQSQLLNPFSHDGRATSPKPTFSKDQYGKPLAGSLTEMRGQKANMHVMKEMLELCQIIDSEGYQVKDEPSMRVIPFGELFNIYNYISDKVVGILLRARKHKLLEFEGEMLYQRRDDDVPIFLLRPIKQIRQELNEKIEDIKRGASPAPQSTSVLLDKSAHEQKLKVAANERQSKSRTPSPAVKAKAKSKSPSPSAAAKPTEQEAATSPAAVAVSVAPTVVEEPKAATTVEEPAAAVIIEQPTSLPAVEITPVPAESTNQVEPASAVESASEVPAPTEAVEATAEVPAAPVVEPAPVAPAEVEAAPVVVEATTEDTASQAAAAASVDAPIVVDDLPTIIVEASATFVRTVSVDKLETPTETEAAAAVAATAAESA
- the LOC117571862 gene encoding serine/threonine-protein phosphatase Pgam5, mitochondrial isoform X2, with the translated sequence MRKFTAFACGTGAGLAAYYYQKLRDPQFVAHNSWTNSSQPVPDFALWDSNWDCRDPKSLVKPQKNDMPQEQNRYNSEMEKSVPKYARHIILIRHGEYLDIGETDETHHLTDRGRLQAKYTGKRLHELGIKWDKVIASNMVRAQETADIILNEIDYDRSKVTNCAFLREGAPIPPQPPVGHWKPEASFYRDGARIEAAFRRYFHRAPPEQDKETHTLIVGHGNVIRYFVCRALQFPAEAWLRININHASITWLTISPSGNVSIRYLGDSGFLPAKQLTNRIPRQAKNVV
- the LOC117571852 gene encoding angiomotin isoform X1 produces the protein MTDVSHELGALRFVVDSPLSSKVAMFNNQATQHKQSQLLNPFSHDGRATSPKPTFSKDQYGKPLAGSLTEMRGQKANMHVMKEMLELCQIIDSEGYQVKDEPSMRVIPFGELFNIYNYISDKVVGILLRARKHKLLEFEGEMLYQRRDDDVPIFLLRPIKQIRQELNEKIEDIKRGASPAPQSTSVLLDKSAHEQKLKVAANERQSKSRTPSPAVKAKAKSKSPSPSAAAKPTEQEAATSPAAVAVSVAPTVVEEPKAATTVVEEPKAATTVEEPAAAVIIEQPTSLPAVEITPVPAESTNQVEPASAVESASEVPAPTEAVEATAEVPAAPVVEPAPVAPAEVEAAPVVVEATTEDTASQAAAAASVDAPIVVDDLPTIIVEASATFVRTVSVDKLETPTETEAAAAVAATAAESA
- the LOC117571852 gene encoding angiomotin isoform X3, producing MFNNQATQHKQSQLLNPFSHDGRATSPKPTFSKDQYGKPLAGSLTEMRGQKANMHVMKEMLELCQIIDSEGYQVKDEPSMRVIPFGELFNIYNYISDKVVGILLRARKHKLLEFEGEMLYQRRDDDVPIFLLRPIKQIRQELNEKIEDIKRGASPAPQSTSVLLDKSAHEQKLKVAANERQSKSRTPSPAVKAKAKSKSPSPSAAAKPTEQEAATSPAAVAVSVAPTVVEEPKAATTVVEEPKAATTVEEPAAAVIIEQPTSLPAVEITPVPAESTNQVEPASAVESASEVPAPTEAVEATAEVPAAPVVEPAPVAPAEVEAAPVVVEATTEDTASQAAAAASVDAPIVVDDLPTIIVEASATFVRTVSVDKLETPTETEAAAAVAATAAESA
- the LOC117571862 gene encoding serine/threonine-protein phosphatase Pgam5, mitochondrial isoform X1, which gives rise to MRKFTAFACGTGAGLAAYYYQKLRDPQFVAHNSWTNSSQPVPDFALWDSNWDCRDPKSLVKPQKNDMPQEQNRYNSEMEKSVPKYARHIILIRHGEYLDIGETDETHHLTDRGRLQAKYTGKRLHELGIKWDKVIASNMVRAQETADIILNEIDYDRSKVTNCAFLREGAPIPPQPPVGHWKPEASQFYRDGARIEAAFRRYFHRAPPEQDKETHTLIVGHGNVIRYFVCRALQFPAEAWLRININHASITWLTISPSGNVSIRYLGDSGFLPAKQLTNRIPRQAKNVV